The genomic segment TCCTGCAAATCAGCATCCATCGAGATCGCAATATCACAGCGTTCTCTCGCCGTCATCAGCCCGGCCAGCAGCGCATTTTGATGTCCTCTGTTATGCGCCAGCTTGATCCCTGCAAAATGAACATTCTGCTGCGTTAACTCCTCAATCAGCTGCCACGTCCTGTCGCGGCTGCCGTCATCCACCAGCAAAACTCTGCTTTCCTCTGAACAAATTCCCGCTTGCATCATCCGCTGCAGCTTGTCCAAAATCCGTTTGGAAGTTTCCGGCAGCACCTCCTCTTCATTATAACAGGGTATGACAATATACAAATTAGGAATCATAGCCTTCCTCCTTTTGCTGCTTGGCAGCAGAATCCTTTTTAAAAATAATCCATTTGCTGAAAATATAATTGATCACAATGACCACGACGTTGGCGGCAATCTTCATCGGCATCTCCCACCAGTGCAGGCATTCGACCGTCAGATAAAGAAACGCTACATCTACGCCCAGCGAAACCACCCGCGCCGCAAAGAATTCAGATGCTTCACGCAAAACCACCTGCATTCTCCAGCTCCTGCTTTCAAACACAAACAGCTTATTGGTAATGTAAGCAAAAAGCACCGAGAGCACCCACGCCAGCACATCCGCCGCCACTAGCCCGATCCCCATCCAGCGCCGAAAAATGTGGTAGCTAACGATATTGATCAGCGTTGTAAACGCGCCGAAAACTACATACAGCACTAGCTCCTTATACCGGCTCAGCAGCGTCTTGATCCTGTTCATTCTCCTTCTCCTTTTCCAGCGGCAGCGCTTGTTTGCGATTTTTTTGCTTTTGATCCCATCTTCTTCCAATCAGCCAGTAAAGCAACAGTGCGGCAGCGCCGCCAAACGTGCCGATGGCTCCTGCCGTGAGCCCCGGTGTCCGGTAACGCAGCTCAATCTCATGAGTTCCTTCCGGCACCACAAGTCCCATAAAGCCAACATTCACCTTTTCCAGTTTGACTGGCTCTCCGTCGATATAAGCTGACCAGCCCTCTTCCCACGGAATGCCAAAAAAGACAAATTCCTTTTCCGCGAAGCTGCTCTGCGCCATCACGCCGGTCTTGGTTTTCCAAATGGCATCCACCGTCTTAGCTGCCCTTTGTTTACAGGCCTCTTTATAGGCGGCCTCTGTATAGCGCAGCTTGTCTACATTCTCTACATGTGAGAGAATCCTCTGCATATCATACGCCTGTTCATCTGTGAGCGCAACTGCCTGCAGCATCGCAGCCG from the Lachnospiraceae bacterium genome contains:
- a CDS encoding GtrA family protein, yielding MNRIKTLLSRYKELVLYVVFGAFTTLINIVSYHIFRRWMGIGLVAADVLAWVLSVLFAYITNKLFVFESRSWRMQVVLREASEFFAARVVSLGVDVAFLYLTVECLHWWEMPMKIAANVVVIVINYIFSKWIIFKKDSAAKQQKEEGYDS